The genomic stretch CTCTGTTCAAGAACACCAACAATCCCAAGCTCGCATGGCACCTCTTCAAGCGCATTCTTCTCGCCTCACccacctcctcctcttcctctcaCCACGCTCTTCCACTCATACCCGTCATCGCTCGCATCCTTATTCATGCGCAAATGCACCGCGAAATCGATAGCCTTCCCGAGCTCCTCTTTGCCTCGCAGCCCATCGAAACTTCTCACCCTTGTCTCGTTTCCCTCGTCCAAGTCTTGGCCAAGTCGGGTCTCGTCGATGAGGCCGTTTCCCAATTCAAATCCCTCCGAACCCGGTTCCCGGAAAAGCTTTCTTCGGTATTTTTGTACAATTTGCTTCTTGAGTCCTCCTTAAGGGGAGACCGTGTAGATTTTGTGACATGGTTGTATCGGGATATGATTGTCGCTGGGATTAGCCCGGAAACTTATacttttaatcttttgataCGTGCATTGTGTGATTCGGGTCGTTTGGAGGAGGCCCGGGAGGTGTTTGATAGAATGCCTGATAAGGGTTGTCCACCAAATGAGTTCAGTGTTGGGATTTTGGTTCGTGGGTATTGTAGAGCTGGGCTTGCTACCCAAGGCTTAGATCTTTTAAATGAGATAAGGGGTTGTAATGTCTTGCCCAACAGGGTTGTGTACAATACTTTGATATCTAGCTTTTGTAGAGAAGGTAGGACTGATGAAGCTGAGAGATTGgtagagaaaatgagagaggaTGGTCTGTTTCCAGATGTTGTTACTTTCAATTCTAGGATATCGGCCCTTTGTAAGGCGGGGAAAATACTGGAGGCTTCTAGAATTTTTAGAGATATGCAAATTGACGAACAATTGGGGTTGCCTCGACCAAACATTATAACGTATAATTTAATGCTGGAGGGGTTTTGCAAGCAAGGAATGCTGGAGGAAGCAAAGACCTTGTTTGAGTCTATGCAAAAGGTTGGTGATTTTGTAAGTTTGGAGAGTTATAATATATGGTTGTTGGGTTTGGCCAGGACTGGGAAGCTCTTAGACGCTCGGTTGGTTCTAAAAGAAATGGTAGATAAGGGCATTGAACCAAATATTTACTCATACAACATCGTGATGGATGGGCTATGCAAAAATGGGATGCTCTCTGATGCAAGAATGGTTATGGGCTTAATGATAAGTAGTGGGATTATCCCGGATACAGTAACATATAGTACTTTACTACATGGGTACTGCAGTAAGGGGAAGACATCTGAGGCCAATAATATTCTCCATGAGATGATCAGTAGTGGTTGTTTCCCAAATACCTATACTTGCAACATTTTGTTGCACAGCCTATGGAAAGAGGGGAGAACATCAGAAGCAGAGGAACTGCTAAAAAAGATGAACGAAAGACGTTATGGCTTAGATACTGTGACATGCAATATTGTGATTGATGGTCTATGTAATAGTGGGAAATTGGACAAAGCAATTGAAATTGTGAATGGGATGTGGACTCATGGAAGTGCTGCTCTTGGTAACCTAGGGAACTCATTTATAGGCCTAGTTGATGATAGTAATAAATGGAAGAGATGCATGCCTGATTTGGTCACCTACTCAACAATAATTGGTGAGTTATGCAAAGCTGGGAGGCTTGATGAAGCTAAAAAGAAGTTCACTGAGATGGTGAGGAAAAACTTGGTTCCTGATTCTGTGATTTATGATACTTTTATACATACTTTCTGTAAACAAGGAAAGCTATCATCTGCATTTCGAGTTCTCAAGGACATGGAGATAAAAGGTTGCAACAAGACCCTTCAAACGTATAACtcattgattttgggttttgggagtaaaaaccaaatatttgaaatatatgGGCTGATGGATGAGATGAGAGAAAGAGGGGTTCCTCCAAATGTTTTCACTTATAACAATATAATTAGCTGTCTTTGTGAAGGAGGAAAAGTGAAAGATGCCACCTCTCTTTTAGATGAAATGCTACAGAAGGGCATATCCCCTAATATATCTTCCTTTAGAATATTAATCAAAGCTTTCTGCAAGGTGTGTGATTTTGCAGTTGCAAAGGAGATATTTGAGATTGCTCTAAGTATATGTGGCAACAAGGAAGCGTTATATAGTTTGATGTTCAATGAGCTACTTGCTGGAGGGGAAGTCTCCGAAGCTAAAGTTCTGTTCCAAGCGGCATTGGATAGGACTTTTGATGTGGGGAACTTCGGGTACAAAGATCTTATTGACAGACTCTGCAAGGATGAAAAGTTAAACGATGCTAGTGGGATTTTACAGAAGATGATCAATATAGGATATGGATTCGATCCTGCATTATTCATGCCAGTGATTGATGGCTTGGGTAAAAGGGGAAACAAGCTTGAGGCTGATGAACTTGAAGAGAGGATGATGGAAATGGCCTCAGAAGGTAGGGTTGAAAATAAGGTTTATCGAAACCAGAAGGAGATAATCCAGGGAAAACCAAACAAGTATAAGAGAATTGATTGGCAGACCATACTTCACAGGTAAATGGTTGAATGAAAGTTTATTTGCGATCCATTTCTTCTTGCTTTCCTTCTTGGGTCTCATTGATCTTGTGATTTCTTTCTTCTAAA from Corylus avellana chromosome ca1, CavTom2PMs-1.0 encodes the following:
- the LOC132181726 gene encoding pentatricopeptide repeat-containing protein At2g17140, with protein sequence MTDFFGPEKLTKLTRCMDQKSLSKLAKALFKNTNNPKLAWHLFKRILLASPTSSSSSHHALPLIPVIARILIHAQMHREIDSLPELLFASQPIETSHPCLVSLVQVLAKSGLVDEAVSQFKSLRTRFPEKLSSVFLYNLLLESSLRGDRVDFVTWLYRDMIVAGISPETYTFNLLIRALCDSGRLEEAREVFDRMPDKGCPPNEFSVGILVRGYCRAGLATQGLDLLNEIRGCNVLPNRVVYNTLISSFCREGRTDEAERLVEKMREDGLFPDVVTFNSRISALCKAGKILEASRIFRDMQIDEQLGLPRPNIITYNLMLEGFCKQGMLEEAKTLFESMQKVGDFVSLESYNIWLLGLARTGKLLDARLVLKEMVDKGIEPNIYSYNIVMDGLCKNGMLSDARMVMGLMISSGIIPDTVTYSTLLHGYCSKGKTSEANNILHEMISSGCFPNTYTCNILLHSLWKEGRTSEAEELLKKMNERRYGLDTVTCNIVIDGLCNSGKLDKAIEIVNGMWTHGSAALGNLGNSFIGLVDDSNKWKRCMPDLVTYSTIIGELCKAGRLDEAKKKFTEMVRKNLVPDSVIYDTFIHTFCKQGKLSSAFRVLKDMEIKGCNKTLQTYNSLILGFGSKNQIFEIYGLMDEMRERGVPPNVFTYNNIISCLCEGGKVKDATSLLDEMLQKGISPNISSFRILIKAFCKVCDFAVAKEIFEIALSICGNKEALYSLMFNELLAGGEVSEAKVLFQAALDRTFDVGNFGYKDLIDRLCKDEKLNDASGILQKMINIGYGFDPALFMPVIDGLGKRGNKLEADELEERMMEMASEGRVENKVYRNQKEIIQGKPNKYKRIDWQTILHRDDGSGIVLKALKRVQRGLDQGTISSLQPHKNEVLDYWDGGG